In one window of Kitasatospora sp. MMS16-BH015 DNA:
- a CDS encoding very short patch repair endonuclease, which translates to MDAGEGLLQPATVVLNASPRTGRVRAVLRWYVDGRSTTAVLGDVDRPTRAGNLREGWRLAEEAGLLSSAPVPESSWASSPATRKSMRANRAKDTKPELRLRSLLHRDGLRYRVSVRPVPTLRRTADVVFTKAKVAVFVDGCYWHGCPEHGSLPATNRGFWTEKIKGNKARDAETVRLLEQAGWKVLRIWEHVPPEEGARLVAETVSAARQEARAARGSEKAAVE; encoded by the coding sequence GTGGATGCTGGCGAAGGGCTTCTCCAGCCAGCGACCGTAGTGCTGAACGCATCCCCCCGAACCGGACGGGTCAGGGCCGTTCTTCGCTGGTATGTCGACGGCCGATCGACCACGGCGGTGCTGGGCGACGTCGACCGCCCCACCCGAGCGGGAAACCTACGCGAAGGGTGGCGGCTGGCCGAAGAGGCCGGCTTGCTCTCGAGCGCGCCGGTCCCGGAGAGCTCATGGGCGTCGTCTCCCGCGACGCGGAAGTCGATGCGCGCGAACAGGGCCAAAGACACCAAGCCCGAGCTGCGACTTCGGTCGCTACTGCACCGCGACGGGCTCCGGTACCGCGTCTCGGTACGCCCGGTACCAACCCTCCGTCGCACAGCGGACGTGGTGTTCACGAAGGCGAAGGTGGCGGTCTTCGTGGACGGCTGCTACTGGCACGGCTGCCCGGAACACGGAAGCCTACCGGCAACCAACCGCGGCTTCTGGACGGAGAAGATCAAGGGCAACAAGGCCAGAGACGCGGAGACGGTCCGTCTACTGGAACAGGCCGGTTGGAAGGTCCTTCGAATCTGGGAACACGTCCCTCCGGAGGAGGGGGCTCGCCTCGTAGCCGAGACGGTGTCCGCGGCCCGCCAGGAGGCCCGCGCGGCGCGGGGATCAGAGAAGGCGGCCGTTGAGTAG
- a CDS encoding IS5 family transposase, whose product MCVCSCKPSYDSSLTDAQWAMIEPLLPGRDPRRGGRPLKFPRRLVVDTVLYVLVSGCAWRLVPHDLAPWDAAYRWFRAWSADGTWDRVHDVLRDRVRVADGRDPQPSAAVPDSQSVRSHQGGEAIGYDAGKRVRGRKRHLLVDSCGLVLKAVVHSASVQERAGAKLVLAGIRGLFPRVGLVWVDGGYVNAIDAGLVGWAAAHEDLTVVAVPRNADVKGFQVLPRRWVVERTFSWLGRCRRLARDYERKTAHAEAMIKVAMIRLMAARLAGEEVEPRGPIETEAARRLADDLKNE is encoded by the coding sequence ATGTGTGTCTGTTCGTGCAAGCCTTCGTACGACTCGTCGTTGACGGATGCTCAGTGGGCGATGATCGAGCCGCTGCTGCCGGGGCGGGATCCGCGCAGGGGCGGCCGGCCGCTGAAGTTCCCTCGCCGCCTGGTCGTCGACACGGTTCTGTACGTCCTGGTCAGTGGTTGTGCCTGGCGGCTGGTGCCGCACGACCTGGCGCCGTGGGACGCGGCCTACCGGTGGTTTCGTGCGTGGAGCGCCGACGGGACGTGGGACCGGGTCCACGACGTGTTGCGTGACCGGGTGAGGGTCGCGGACGGTCGGGATCCGCAGCCGTCGGCGGCGGTGCCGGACTCCCAGTCCGTACGCAGTCACCAGGGCGGCGAGGCGATCGGCTACGACGCGGGCAAGCGTGTCCGGGGCCGCAAGCGGCACCTGCTGGTGGACAGCTGTGGACTGGTCCTGAAGGCGGTCGTGCACTCCGCGTCCGTCCAGGAGCGGGCGGGCGCGAAGCTGGTCCTGGCCGGCATCCGTGGTCTGTTCCCGCGGGTCGGGCTGGTCTGGGTCGACGGCGGCTACGTCAACGCGATCGATGCCGGTCTGGTCGGCTGGGCTGCCGCGCACGAGGACCTGACGGTGGTGGCGGTGCCGCGCAACGCGGATGTGAAAGGCTTCCAGGTGCTGCCCCGCAGGTGGGTGGTCGAGCGGACATTCTCCTGGCTGGGGCGGTGCAGACGGTTGGCACGGGACTACGAGCGCAAGACCGCGCACGCCGAAGCGATGATCAAGGTCGCCATGATCCGCCTGATGGCCGCCCGCCTCGCCGGCGAGGAGGTCGAACCACGCGGCCCCATCGAGACCGAAGCAGCCCGCCGCCTCGCCGATGACCTCAAGAACGAGTAG
- a CDS encoding IS5 family transposase, whose translation MTDRRPYPSDLSDARWALVEPTLSAWRRARTERALAFGRPPEHELRDLLDAILYVDRTGIPWRYLPHDYPPWETVYAYFARWQKEGVFEQLNGLLRRLVRAAEGRDPEPTACIIDSQSVKTSTNVPAATQGIDVGKKIAGRKRNIVTDTIGLLLMVLVTAASVQDGTAGRQLLTVVATNHPTVHKAWADMGYKNAVVEHGATLGIDVEIVRRDPATRGFVVQPRRWVVERTLGWLMNHRRLARDYEALPARSEAMIHVAMINLMTRRLTGESTPTWRGT comes from the coding sequence ATGACGGATCGTCGACCGTATCCCAGCGACCTGTCCGACGCCCGCTGGGCCTTGGTCGAACCCACCCTCTCCGCCTGGCGCCGCGCCAGGACCGAACGTGCCCTGGCGTTCGGCCGGCCACCCGAGCACGAACTGCGGGATCTACTGGACGCGATCCTCTACGTCGACCGCACCGGCATCCCCTGGCGCTACCTCCCGCACGACTACCCGCCCTGGGAGACCGTCTACGCCTACTTCGCCCGGTGGCAGAAGGAAGGCGTGTTCGAGCAGCTCAACGGCCTTCTCCGACGTCTGGTCCGCGCCGCCGAAGGCCGTGATCCGGAGCCGACGGCGTGCATCATCGACTCCCAGAGCGTGAAGACCTCCACGAACGTTCCCGCCGCCACGCAGGGCATCGACGTCGGGAAGAAGATCGCGGGCAGGAAGCGCAACATCGTCACCGACACGATCGGCCTGCTGCTGATGGTGCTGGTCACCGCCGCGAGCGTGCAGGACGGTACTGCCGGCCGGCAACTGCTGACCGTGGTCGCCACCAACCACCCCACAGTCCACAAGGCCTGGGCCGATATGGGCTACAAGAACGCCGTCGTCGAGCACGGAGCAACCTTGGGCATCGACGTCGAGATCGTCCGCCGTGACCCCGCCACCAGGGGATTCGTCGTCCAGCCCCGACGCTGGGTCGTCGAACGCACCCTGGGCTGGCTCATGAACCACCGCCGCCTGGCCCGCGATTACGAAGCCCTCCCCGCTCGCTCCGAAGCCATGATCCACGTCGCAATGATCAACCTCATGACCCGCCGACTCACCGGCGAGAGCACCCCGACCTGGCGAGGAACGTGA
- a CDS encoding transposase → MARASNPRGTAAMWVRDRLDGLFVDEDFAEWYPVDGRPGLSPARLALVSVLQYAENLTDRQAAEAVRCRLDWKLLLGAGVGRSRVRFLGAQ, encoded by the coding sequence ATGGCGCGGGCGAGCAATCCTCGGGGGACTGCGGCGATGTGGGTGCGGGACCGCCTGGACGGGCTGTTCGTCGATGAGGACTTTGCCGAGTGGTACCCGGTCGACGGGCGGCCTGGGCTGTCGCCGGCGCGGCTCGCGTTGGTGTCCGTACTGCAGTACGCCGAGAACCTGACGGACCGGCAGGCCGCAGAAGCGGTCCGGTGCCGTCTGGACTGGAAGTTACTGCTTGGGGCTGGAGTTGGACGATCCCGGGTTCGATTTCTCGGTGCTCAGTGA
- a CDS encoding ATP-binding protein → MANFRTSARTVDMLGRQQIAGIPTAINELFKNSYDAYATTVVVDWLRDREFLVVRDDGIGMSHRDFLERWLTIGTDSKTAGGRLEALPIPPDARRRPVMGEKGIGRLAIAALGAQTLVLSRRREDPGQTSGEAPVVAALIPWKLFEMPGITLDDIEIPVLKVAPPDALSNETINRLTSALGDTLHRLHGMADQEFLDVIQADLTRLREFDLSSLRRLPGPQIGAPGSHGTVFIVSPTDESLPIEVDGDRGRPPGEQASQLVKLLTGFSDTMSRGHREPEMRTSFVVRRDSGEAIDLIDGDEFFTDRDFRESDHEFVGEFDEYGTFRGEVSIYQQNPVEHVVPWPAGKGSQTQCGPFKIRFGYVHAELRHSSLSPDVHAQINRKLNKVAGLYVYRDGVRILPYGSSDIDYLGIEERRSRNAGYYFFSYRRMFGAIEISATANARLQEKAGREGFRENVAYRQFQAILINFITQLAADFFRSSSDMGQEFLSKRDVLERTEQIRRKRDKVAGSEREAFRHALQKVLGEFAENEPQNRALDIVRSVGLQLSDLDPSSPSTLDEALAIEKSAELEFRKIGERYTVERPRGIGLDRETSRDWSTYERELQFFERGFLASAASDVRGKVAATTSAAVPLNVLNQRVRQQGQRMLDGNLNVWIQGVQELPRDADAVALQVLERVRAAVNSASRRAKDLADEMSAVADSLDQVEIFELRQRMLDELDAELDRQQKSLAPIRAYLSSFEALLSGNDELGDQMEAVEEEVLALRNQVDTDLELTQLGRAIELINHEFASSIKAVRRNLRALRPWGNRNPKLGEIERELAAAFEHLDNYLALFTPLQRRLYRKPTQIRGAQIEQFLMDLFGERLRRHDVVLTATDAFSRFAFSGYPSTFYPVFVNLVDNAIFWLSDRPQPRIIELDETAGTLKVSDNGPGISMRDREAVFEHGFSRKPGGRGLGLKISKDVLQRSGWSLRVDPTGGLPWPPSGLHDAVGPGGGRGAEFLIIPPGDEED, encoded by the coding sequence GTGGCTAACTTTCGCACGTCCGCGCGCACCGTCGACATGCTTGGCAGGCAACAGATCGCGGGGATCCCGACCGCAATCAATGAGCTCTTCAAGAACTCTTATGATGCGTATGCCACCACAGTGGTCGTGGATTGGCTGAGGGACCGTGAATTTTTGGTGGTTCGGGACGATGGCATCGGGATGAGTCATCGAGATTTCTTGGAACGCTGGCTGACCATCGGCACTGACAGCAAGACAGCTGGCGGGAGACTTGAGGCCCTCCCGATCCCGCCGGATGCCCGTCGACGACCAGTGATGGGGGAAAAGGGAATCGGTCGCCTGGCGATTGCAGCGCTAGGAGCCCAGACCCTCGTTCTCTCTCGGCGCCGTGAGGATCCTGGCCAGACCAGTGGCGAGGCCCCTGTGGTTGCGGCACTGATTCCATGGAAACTGTTTGAGATGCCCGGGATCACCCTGGATGACATCGAAATCCCAGTACTCAAAGTGGCGCCCCCAGACGCGCTCTCGAACGAGACGATCAATCGCCTAACTTCAGCCCTGGGTGACACGCTTCATCGTCTGCACGGCATGGCTGATCAAGAATTCCTGGATGTCATCCAAGCCGATCTCACGCGTCTTCGCGAGTTCGACTTGAGCTCACTGCGTCGACTTCCCGGTCCACAGATTGGCGCTCCGGGCAGCCATGGAACAGTCTTCATCGTGAGCCCAACCGATGAATCTCTCCCCATTGAAGTTGATGGAGATAGAGGTCGACCACCGGGAGAGCAGGCCAGCCAGCTGGTCAAATTGCTCACAGGCTTTTCGGACACGATGTCCCGAGGACACCGAGAGCCTGAGATGCGCACATCCTTCGTCGTGCGTCGAGATTCGGGTGAGGCAATTGACCTGATCGACGGTGACGAGTTCTTCACGGATCGCGACTTCCGAGAATCTGACCATGAGTTCGTGGGAGAGTTCGATGAGTATGGAACTTTCCGCGGCGAAGTCTCGATCTATCAGCAGAACCCAGTCGAGCATGTAGTGCCATGGCCGGCTGGCAAAGGATCACAGACGCAGTGCGGCCCGTTCAAGATCCGCTTCGGTTATGTCCATGCCGAACTTCGCCACTCCAGCCTTTCTCCCGACGTGCACGCGCAGATTAACCGAAAGCTGAACAAGGTGGCAGGCCTCTACGTCTATCGCGATGGGGTTCGAATTCTGCCCTATGGCAGCAGTGACATTGACTACCTTGGCATCGAAGAGCGCAGAAGCCGGAATGCCGGATACTACTTCTTCTCGTATCGTCGAATGTTTGGCGCGATTGAAATTTCGGCCACCGCCAACGCCAGGCTGCAGGAAAAAGCTGGGCGCGAAGGGTTTCGCGAGAACGTAGCCTACCGTCAATTCCAAGCGATCTTGATCAACTTTATTACGCAGCTTGCTGCGGACTTTTTCAGGTCAAGCTCAGATATGGGGCAAGAATTTCTTTCCAAGAGGGACGTGCTGGAGCGCACTGAGCAGATTCGGCGTAAGCGCGACAAGGTGGCCGGATCAGAGCGCGAAGCGTTTCGCCATGCGCTGCAGAAGGTGTTGGGTGAGTTCGCCGAAAACGAGCCTCAAAATCGGGCGCTTGACATCGTTCGTTCCGTAGGGCTCCAACTGTCGGATCTTGATCCATCGAGCCCGTCGACGCTGGATGAGGCCCTGGCTATTGAAAAGTCCGCCGAGTTGGAATTTCGAAAGATCGGCGAACGCTACACCGTCGAACGCCCGCGAGGTATTGGGTTGGATCGGGAAACCAGTAGGGACTGGTCCACCTATGAGCGCGAGCTTCAGTTTTTTGAGCGTGGTTTCCTGGCGTCGGCCGCTTCGGATGTCCGTGGAAAAGTTGCCGCAACGACGAGCGCAGCGGTCCCCTTGAATGTGCTGAACCAACGGGTCCGTCAGCAAGGCCAGAGGATGCTCGACGGCAACTTGAACGTGTGGATCCAGGGCGTGCAGGAGCTTCCACGGGACGCCGATGCTGTCGCACTCCAAGTGTTGGAAAGAGTTCGAGCGGCTGTAAATTCGGCGTCACGTCGGGCCAAGGATCTGGCAGACGAAATGAGCGCAGTCGCAGACAGCTTGGATCAGGTTGAGATCTTCGAGTTGCGTCAGCGAATGCTCGATGAACTGGATGCTGAACTTGATCGCCAGCAAAAGTCTCTCGCCCCAATTCGCGCGTACCTTAGCAGCTTCGAGGCATTGCTCAGCGGAAACGATGAGTTGGGCGATCAAATGGAAGCTGTAGAGGAAGAGGTGCTCGCGCTTCGAAATCAGGTCGACACGGACCTGGAGTTGACGCAGCTGGGTCGAGCCATCGAGCTAATCAATCACGAGTTCGCTTCGAGCATCAAGGCGGTCCGCCGCAACCTTCGGGCGCTGAGGCCGTGGGGAAATCGCAACCCTAAGCTTGGAGAGATCGAACGGGAGCTGGCTGCTGCATTCGAGCATCTTGACAACTACTTGGCCCTCTTCACTCCGCTACAGAGAAGGCTGTATCGGAAGCCGACACAAATCAGAGGCGCGCAGATTGAGCAGTTCTTGATGGATCTGTTTGGTGAGCGCCTCCGCCGGCATGACGTTGTCCTCACTGCGACAGATGCCTTCTCTCGGTTTGCGTTCTCCGGATATCCATCAACGTTTTATCCAGTTTTTGTCAACTTGGTGGATAATGCCATCTTCTGGCTATCGGACAGGCCGCAGCCACGGATCATCGAATTGGACGAGACCGCCGGAACATTGAAGGTCTCAGATAATGGTCCGGGTATCTCCATGCGTGACCGCGAAGCTGTCTTCGAGCACGGCTTCTCTCGCAAGCCCGGCGGGCGGGGCCTTGGTCTCAAGATCAGCAAGGATGTATTGCAGCGTTCGGGGTGGTCTTTGCGCGTTGATCCCACAGGGGGGCTCCCGTGGCCGCCTAGTGGCCTGCATGACGCGGTTGGGCCGGGTGGGGGGAGAGGTGCAGAATTCCTGATCATTCCTCCCGGCGACGAAGAAGATTAG
- a CDS encoding response regulator receiver domain, whose amino-acid sequence MTFSKESEQVALQYLQTVVVIDDGLLLGVEDASGEAEVVDPVDPLEVDPAEGEGETKTQGSAGQDLDGAPDDLLRGEQLIRGFAEKGLVCGLLKPSSGQELEDIKSGQYQRLFARADVMVLDWSLARDEGATTRKLILDLVGKSEERVKRLRLICIYTNSPNLASIQESIALDLRADGINSFVGGEMERDWFVQGGDFRIAILGKTGVSRLPHFSEAEVPEGELPSRIVTEFTRLAHGLMPALALNSLAILRDNAPMLLQRFNGNLDPAFVSHELLTGQGRRFAVQLISREIQSILEAADAGSVLSHQNVKAWAATKLEAVSSDELEVKMGNSRRKFKKLDVLTAISQEEFSLQTFRELKTTDGLKLGAAKLASLSSLFSPDPDALDSDEQLGLLSCLSRDLHGRYDGTRMPTLQLGSIVAQREQDSSGEVRYWLCLQALCDSERVTGPRGFPLIPLRPASNGAEFDFLIMDHSGVRVQLSGSSRPFEMKVVEFSPEQGDDVIRATRRDGELVFQDCGHGSWYWVAELRPEHALRVSHQMASQISRIGLDESEWLRLSGNNKKS is encoded by the coding sequence ATGACTTTCAGTAAGGAATCCGAGCAAGTAGCACTGCAGTACCTGCAAACGGTCGTGGTGATCGACGATGGCCTCCTGCTCGGCGTTGAGGACGCATCTGGCGAAGCGGAGGTTGTGGATCCCGTCGACCCTCTGGAAGTTGATCCCGCGGAGGGCGAGGGAGAGACGAAGACTCAAGGGTCGGCCGGCCAGGACCTTGATGGCGCTCCCGACGATTTGCTGCGGGGTGAACAGCTAATTCGCGGCTTTGCGGAGAAGGGTCTGGTTTGCGGCCTCCTGAAGCCGTCCAGTGGTCAAGAGTTGGAAGATATCAAGTCCGGGCAGTACCAGCGCCTTTTTGCTCGTGCGGACGTCATGGTCTTGGACTGGTCTCTTGCTAGAGATGAAGGTGCCACAACCCGCAAGTTGATCTTGGACTTGGTGGGGAAGTCAGAAGAAAGAGTCAAGCGCCTGCGCTTGATCTGCATCTATACAAATAGTCCGAACTTGGCGAGCATCCAGGAAAGTATTGCCTTGGATCTCAGGGCGGATGGGATCAATAGCTTCGTCGGCGGCGAAATGGAGCGCGACTGGTTTGTGCAGGGCGGCGACTTTCGAATTGCAATCCTTGGCAAGACTGGAGTCAGTCGACTGCCGCATTTTTCGGAGGCCGAGGTCCCGGAGGGAGAACTGCCGAGCAGAATCGTTACTGAATTCACTCGGCTCGCCCATGGACTTATGCCAGCCCTGGCGCTGAACAGCTTGGCCATCTTGCGCGACAACGCACCTATGCTCCTACAGCGCTTTAACGGCAATTTGGATCCGGCCTTTGTAAGCCACGAGCTGCTCACAGGGCAAGGTAGGCGCTTTGCGGTTCAGCTTATTTCCCGGGAGATTCAGTCGATCCTCGAAGCTGCCGATGCGGGTTCCGTTCTTTCTCACCAAAACGTCAAGGCATGGGCGGCCACCAAACTTGAAGCGGTATCGTCCGACGAACTTGAAGTGAAGATGGGCAATAGTCGGCGAAAGTTCAAGAAACTGGATGTATTGACAGCGATTTCGCAAGAGGAATTTTCTCTTCAAACTTTTCGTGAACTTAAGACCACGGATGGACTCAAGCTTGGCGCGGCGAAGCTCGCCTCGCTCAGCTCGCTCTTTTCGCCGGATCCGGATGCTCTTGACTCAGACGAGCAGTTGGGGCTTCTCTCTTGTTTGAGTCGTGATCTTCACGGCAGGTACGACGGCACTCGGATGCCGACGCTTCAGCTTGGTTCCATCGTTGCGCAGCGTGAGCAGGATTCTTCGGGCGAAGTTCGGTATTGGCTTTGCTTGCAGGCGCTTTGTGATTCAGAGCGCGTGACCGGACCCAGAGGGTTTCCTCTGATTCCACTTCGTCCGGCTAGCAATGGAGCCGAATTTGACTTCCTGATTATGGACCATAGTGGCGTCAGGGTGCAGCTTTCCGGCTCATCGCGCCCATTTGAGATGAAGGTAGTCGAGTTCTCCCCGGAGCAGGGTGATGATGTTATTCGGGCTACGCGGCGAGATGGCGAACTTGTCTTCCAGGACTGCGGGCATGGAAGCTGGTACTGGGTCGCAGAGCTGAGGCCCGAGCATGCGCTTCGAGTTTCTCATCAGATGGCGAGCCAGATCAGCCGAATTGGCCTTGATGAATCCGAATGGCTCCGACTGAGCGGAAATAATAAGAAGAGCTGA
- a CDS encoding transposase family protein, which produces MPACASSPISPALDQLRGAPLLPCEAPRLLERLTEVPDPRDPRGVSHPLAVVLALAACAVLVGAASQVGVRPDPILPARQRPSAANCDGSATRAGDSLKERSRSRAHPASRSFATDTAEHASRLRPWTIESVALTG; this is translated from the coding sequence GTGCCTGCCTGCGCATCATCGCCGATATCGCCCGCTCTTGACCAGCTTCGCGGGGCGCCGTTGCTGCCCTGCGAGGCGCCGCGCCTGCTGGAACGTCTCACCGAGGTGCCGGACCCGCGTGATCCGCGCGGAGTGAGCCACCCGCTGGCCGTCGTCCTCGCCCTAGCCGCATGCGCGGTCCTGGTCGGGGCTGCCTCCCAGGTCGGCGTCCGCCCCGATCCGATACTCCCTGCCCGGCAACGGCCCTCCGCAGCCAACTGCGACGGTTCTGCGACCAGGGCTGGAGATTCGCTGAAGGAGCGGTCACGTTCACGGGCGCATCCAGCATCACGATCGTTCGCTACCGATACCGCGGAGCACGCATCCCGGCTCCGTCCCTGGACCATCGAATCGGTAGCCCTCACAGGCTGA
- the istB gene encoding IS21-like element helper ATPase IstB has product MSELTGNRIRTTAGKLGLSHLAETINEFTRRADEAKMGYVDFLDLVLSEELAVRDDRRFRQGLRLSRLPHHKTLDEYDFSFQPDLDPRKVKDLVTLSFVETKANAALLGPPGVGKTHIAVALAVAACRAGYSIYFTSLDDMVRNLKAAEAAGRLTNKLGTYLRPSVLVVDEVGYQPLERAEANLVFQVISKRYEKGSIILTSNKTFSEWGQVFGDEVLATAILDRLLHHCEVIAINGPSYRLKNRLKAIARETEVA; this is encoded by the coding sequence TTGAGCGAGCTGACCGGCAACCGCATCCGCACCACGGCCGGCAAGCTCGGCCTGTCCCATCTGGCAGAGACCATCAACGAGTTCACCCGCCGAGCGGACGAGGCGAAGATGGGGTACGTGGACTTCCTCGACCTGGTGCTGTCCGAGGAACTGGCCGTCCGCGACGACCGCCGCTTCCGCCAGGGCCTTCGGCTGTCCCGGCTGCCGCACCACAAGACGCTGGACGAGTACGACTTCTCGTTCCAGCCCGACCTCGACCCGCGCAAGGTCAAGGACCTGGTCACCCTGTCCTTCGTCGAGACCAAGGCGAACGCCGCCCTGCTGGGGCCGCCCGGGGTCGGCAAGACGCATATCGCCGTCGCTCTCGCGGTCGCGGCCTGCCGGGCCGGCTACTCGATCTACTTCACCAGCCTCGACGACATGGTCCGCAACCTCAAGGCCGCCGAGGCGGCAGGACGGCTGACCAACAAGCTCGGCACCTACCTGCGGCCGAGCGTTCTCGTGGTCGACGAGGTGGGCTACCAGCCGCTGGAACGAGCGGAGGCGAACCTGGTGTTCCAGGTCATCTCCAAGCGTTACGAGAAGGGCTCGATCATCCTGACCTCCAACAAGACCTTCAGTGAGTGGGGCCAGGTCTTCGGCGACGAAGTTCTCGCCACCGCCATCCTCGACCGGCTCCTCCACCACTGCGAAGTGATCGCCATCAACGGTCCCAGCTACCGGCTCAAGAACCGCCTCAAGGCCATCGCACGAGAGACCGAAGTGGCCTAG
- a CDS encoding IS630 family transposase, with protein sequence MHGGRRAGTAVAVVLEAKARERLVRTVASAKSEVRVVLRARIVLAAADGLANGAIARELDVSVNTVRKWRGRFAALGLGGLRDAERSGRPRSYGPEVRVAIVATATSAPPYPESTWSHRAIARRVAGTCFAPVSASQVGRILAGLDLKPHKVRGWLTRRDTPDFWQRAAEVCALYLDPPEGAVVLSIDEKTAIAARSRRCPGRPARPGEPVRQEFEYRRHGTASLVAALDVCTGEVLTEVITRNDAVTFTAFLEQLDRAIAPGKEIHVVLDNGSSHTARHTRAWLAARPRWHVRWTPPHASWLNQVELFFSALTRRVVRHGDFSSRDDLIDKLQAYVIGHNDTARPYRWTYEGTPLKAA encoded by the coding sequence GTGCATGGTGGGCGACGGGCGGGGACGGCGGTTGCGGTGGTGCTGGAGGCCAAGGCCCGTGAGCGGCTGGTGAGGACGGTGGCTTCGGCGAAGTCCGAGGTGCGGGTGGTGCTGCGGGCCCGGATCGTACTCGCGGCGGCGGACGGACTCGCCAACGGCGCGATCGCCCGGGAGCTGGACGTCAGCGTGAACACGGTGCGCAAGTGGCGGGGGCGGTTCGCAGCCCTGGGTCTGGGCGGCCTGCGGGACGCCGAACGCTCGGGCCGGCCGCGATCGTACGGGCCCGAGGTCCGCGTGGCGATCGTGGCCACCGCGACCAGCGCGCCGCCGTATCCGGAGTCGACCTGGTCGCACCGGGCCATCGCCCGGCGGGTGGCCGGCACGTGCTTCGCGCCGGTTTCCGCCTCCCAGGTCGGCCGGATCCTGGCCGGCCTAGACCTGAAGCCGCACAAGGTGCGAGGCTGGCTCACCCGGCGGGACACCCCGGACTTCTGGCAGCGGGCCGCCGAGGTGTGCGCCCTCTACCTGGATCCGCCCGAGGGAGCGGTGGTGCTCTCGATCGACGAGAAGACCGCGATCGCCGCCCGCTCGCGCCGCTGTCCTGGGCGTCCCGCGCGGCCCGGCGAGCCGGTCAGGCAGGAGTTCGAGTACCGGCGCCACGGCACGGCTTCCCTCGTGGCCGCGCTCGATGTTTGCACCGGTGAGGTGCTCACCGAGGTGATCACCCGTAACGACGCGGTGACCTTCACCGCGTTCCTGGAGCAACTCGACCGGGCGATCGCCCCAGGCAAGGAGATCCACGTCGTGCTCGACAACGGTTCCTCTCACACGGCCAGACACACCAGAGCGTGGCTGGCGGCCCGCCCGCGCTGGCACGTCCGGTGGACCCCGCCGCACGCCTCGTGGCTCAACCAGGTCGAACTGTTCTTCTCCGCCCTGACCCGCCGGGTCGTGCGGCACGGCGATTTCTCCAGCCGCGACGACCTGATCGATAAGCTGCAGGCCTACGTAATCGGGCACAACGACACCGCAAGGCCCTACCGGTGGACCTACGAAGGCACCCCGCTCAAAGCCGCCTGA
- a CDS encoding helix-turn-helix domain-containing protein — translation MDGKGTPMERIRALDHLTPRDAAKEWGVPKHMIRNAADQIERIRNGSHATFALDRPRCPAPVTSFFGFPCKLPIEVGGTLCALHRKAGGHPGSDAAADALAVVQAHPSWEELRERFWTMDKRALQSERLRLSRELDAGATLTEEDYRLAALLLPSPDPATQGRRALGLPGPNDGVGDVARLRGLGVLLAAADAAVLGLPVTKPDKSASPAATGKRAGPLLYSMAEAAERLGVAASWLRTESVRGRVPYRQIGSHRMFSEEDLEQIVKDAYRPSAGRTRTGRR, via the coding sequence GTGGATGGCAAGGGCACGCCTATGGAACGGATCCGGGCACTCGACCATCTCACCCCTCGTGACGCGGCCAAAGAGTGGGGCGTCCCCAAGCACATGATCCGGAACGCGGCCGATCAGATCGAGCGGATCCGTAACGGGTCGCACGCTACCTTTGCCCTGGACAGGCCGCGCTGCCCGGCACCGGTGACGTCGTTCTTCGGCTTTCCCTGCAAACTCCCCATTGAGGTGGGCGGGACGCTGTGCGCCCTCCACCGCAAGGCCGGCGGGCACCCTGGGTCGGACGCGGCAGCCGACGCCCTGGCCGTAGTGCAGGCCCACCCGAGCTGGGAAGAACTGCGCGAACGGTTCTGGACGATGGACAAGCGTGCCCTGCAGAGCGAGCGGCTGCGCCTGAGCCGTGAACTCGACGCGGGGGCCACGCTCACCGAGGAGGACTACCGCCTCGCCGCCCTGCTGCTCCCCTCGCCCGATCCGGCGACCCAAGGGCGCCGTGCCCTGGGTCTCCCCGGACCCAACGACGGCGTCGGAGACGTCGCCCGACTGCGCGGCCTCGGCGTGCTGCTCGCCGCGGCCGACGCGGCCGTGCTCGGCCTCCCCGTGACGAAACCTGACAAAAGCGCCAGCCCCGCTGCGACCGGCAAGCGGGCAGGACCTCTGCTCTACTCCATGGCGGAGGCGGCCGAGCGCCTCGGCGTCGCGGCATCCTGGCTGCGAACGGAGTCCGTCCGGGGCCGCGTCCCGTACCGGCAGATCGGCAGTCACCGCATGTTCAGCGAAGAAGACCTCGAGCAGATCGTCAAGGACGCCTACCGCCCCAGCGCCGGCAGGACCAGAACCGGCCGCCGCTGA